The proteins below are encoded in one region of Polypterus senegalus isolate Bchr_013 chromosome 2, ASM1683550v1, whole genome shotgun sequence:
- the LOC120524266 gene encoding olfactory receptor 1E1-like, which translates to MSNLTFNISDFVLHCMITPDQRTLAIASLIFIYLASFFGNLLVLLVIKLNEQLHTPMYIFISTLAVIDLANSTILIPKMLADIQFDSSAVPYSACMLQMYVILNLEEMESILMIFMALDRYVAVLHPLRYPSIITMKFAWAVVLLLPVITFLLNTSFVIFASELSFCQTNILPYCYCDYATMVSVACNKDPKYLSLLTNNTTVFGLVAFALILFSYARIVLAALKIPSADGKKKALSTTSTHLLVVGFFYFPFLTCYILPGAGVTLSAEAYNTMVIVGNVVPPMLNPVIYSFRNKEIKKSILKLFMGRKTVSVVTTSQTMSKN; encoded by the coding sequence ATGAGCAACCTCACCTTTAACATATCAGACTTTGTGCTGCACTGTATGATCACTCCTGATCAACGGACTTTGGCTATTGCTTCTCTTATCTTTATTTACTTGGCCTCTTTCTTTGGAAACCTGCTGGTGCTACTGGTGATAAAACTGAATGAGCAGCTTCATACTCCAATGTACATCTTCATCAGCACCCTGGCTGTGATAGACTTGGCCAACAGCACCATTCTCATACCAAAAATGCTGGCAGACATTCAGTTCGATTCATCAGCTGTGCCGTATTCAGCCTGTATGCTGCAGATGTACGTTATATTAAATCTGGAGGAGATGGAATCCATACTTATGATATTTATGGCCCTTGATCGTTATGTGGCAGTTCTGCACCCATTGCGATACCCTTCAATCATTACCATGAAGTTTGCTTGGGCAGTAGTTCTACTCTTGCCCGTAATTACTTTCCTCTTAAACACATCATTTGTCATATTTGCATCTGAACTTTCATTTTGCCAGACAAACATCCTACCTTATTGCTACTGTGACTATGCAACAATGGTTAGTGTTGCATGTAACAAAGACCCCAAATACTTAAGCCTTTTGACCAATAATACCACTGTCTTTGGTTTGGTGGCTTTCGCCTTGATTTTGTTCTCCTACGCTAGGATCGTTCTTGCTGCACTGAAAATCCCATCTGCAGATGGAAAAAAGAAAGCTTTGAGCACCACTTCCACTCACTTGCTGGTTGTAGGGTTTTTCTATTTTCCCTTTTTAACATGTTATATTCTTCCTGGAGCAGGTGTCACTTTGTCTGCTGAGGCATATAATACAATGGTGATTGTCGGAAATGTTGTACCACCGATGCTAAATCCAGTAATCTATAGCTTCAGgaacaaagaaatcaaaaagagcattttaaagctttttatgGGGCGAAAGACAGTATCAGTAGTTACAACGAGTCAAACGATgagcaaaaattaa